CCGGCCTGCCGAAGACCGGAGGATGACACAGGCTGGTTCCTGACCAGGCACGGGCTGCCACGAAGTCCTTGGGACGAGTTCTCTGACTCGTCCCAAGGACTTCGCGCTTTCTCGTGATTGAGAGTTTCCTGTGAGAATCTCAATCACCGGGATTGACTGCTTTCCCAGCCCGGAGCGTGGGTACTGAACTGCATTTCAGAACGCTTATCGAAGAGTGCGACATTAACTATAGATGCTCCTAATTAAATAATGGCTAGAAAGCGATGTTATAGCCCCGTTAAAACAAAACCTGCTGTCCTGAATAAGCCAAACCCCCGCCGCATGGGCCTGAAAATCAGATAAACATTTAGATTTTGTTAAATGTGAGCTATAGCCTCTCCGTGGTCTTCCCCTGAGGTGAGATGGCCTATCGGCCAAGCGGCCGGTAATGCTTCCCCAGAAGGTTTTTTCGCATCCTGGCGATGAAGCCAGGAAAAGCTATTCATGATCTATAAGCCATCGGTGCTCAGGCGTGCCGCGGCAGGCCTCGCCATGGTGATGCTGGCCGCCTCGGCGCTGTTTGCCGCGTCGGACTCACCGGCCCATGCTAAGGAGAGCCAGAACATCAAATTCACCTCCGCCACACTCGCCCATGTGACGGAAACGGGTGACCAGGTTCCGGCGCCTGGGCGGCAGCTGACCGTAGACGACTACTTCTACCTGGGCGTGGAGTATGACGCCACCAAGGCCAGCCCAAAGCAGGGGGCTCGTTCACCAACGGGCTGCCGGACACCTTCGACAGCCGCGACTTCGGCAACGCCCAGCGCAACGCCGTCAAGCCGCTGGAATACCGCTCCCCGGATGGTTCGGTCGTCACGGCTGCTGACTGCCGGTAGCCCTCGCTCTGGGCCTGAGGAGGACCGCCTCCTTGGGCCCAGAGCCATGTTCCAGCCGGGATGATGATGGCCGGTGACTTTTCGGGAAGCCATACTCCGCAGTTAACTAAAAGTGGTAGCCAAGCGGCCGTAAGTTACTGTCTGAGGCTATCTTCGCCGTGCAAACGCATCGGTGGCCTGGGCTGCGGCTCAGGCCCGTTGAAAGACCTCGGGAGGGGCTGATGAGACTATTCTCGAATGTGTCCGCACGGCGTGTGGGCGCGGTGGCGACGGCGCTGCTGATGGCTGTCGCTGGTTTTGTTGTGGACGGAGGTGCTCCGGCCGCGGCTGATGTGAATGGCGGTATTGCCTTTGCCGATGCCACGCTGAAACACACCTACTCCGACGGGAGGCCGCTGAAGCGCGACAATGTGTGGGTCCATGACTATCTGGAATTCAGCGTCAACTATGACGCCACCAAAGCCAATCCCCAGCCCGGAGACTCCTTCACGGTAACCCTGCCGAAAGCCCTGAAACTGCGCGATGTGGACGTCAAGAAGCCGCTGCTCAATGGCGAGGGAACCGCGGCCGGTGAATGCGCACTGGCGAATCCCGCAGAGGGTCCCCGGATCACCTGCGTGTTCAATGACGCCATCAAGGACAAGGTCGATGTCAAAGGCACCCTCAAGGCAAACTTGTACATCGCTGACACCACCACCGAGAACTCCGTCGGCATTGATTTCAACGGCAAGGTGACCCCCGTCCCGCTGCCCTATGGGAAGCCGATCATCAAACGTCCCGCCAGCCGTTGGCAGGCCCGCAAAGAGCCCGCGAAATACTCCGAGGGTGTCTCCTCGACCTCGACGGCGATCAACTGGATTATCAACGTCCCAGGCGACTGGGCGAATGCGAACTACGCGGCCGGCAAGCCAGTCGAGATCGCCGACAACCTCACCCCCGGAGTCCTGTTCGTCAGCCCCAAGAAGAGTGCCTCCAGCCTGCTGGAGTATTGTCCGGACCCAAGCGATCCGCGGGGATACGCGACGCGCACCGTCGCCGACTCCGCAGGTAAAAGCGTGGACGGTTTCGCCTCTGACCTGAGTTGTCGCAGTTTAGTGACCCAGGATTTTCTCGATTATTGCTGTGGTGTCGGGGGTTATGTGGGGTTGGGCGGTGATGGTTTGACCGGCGATTTGGATGGTGACTTGGCGTAGGGGTCGTAGGGTTCGAATCAGTCGTTTGATGCTGATGCCGGTGGTGGTTTGGAGCTGGCGGGCGATGGCAAGAGCGGTGAACACGATGGTGAGGTGGGCTTCGATCGCTTCGGCTTGGTGGTGGAAGATTGGCCTGGCTTTGAGGTCGTGTTTGGACATCCGGAATGATTGTTCGATGTTCCATAGGTCGTGGTAGGCGTCGATCACTTCCTGTCCTGGCATGGCGGTTATGGGAATGTTGGTGACGTAGCCTTTCAACCCGACCAGTTGTTTCGCTCGGGTCAGCGCTTCCTCGTTGAGGACAGCGGTGCCTTTGCTGGTGGTCACGAACCGTGGGTTGCGGGCGGTCTTCTCGCCGGCCACGACGGCCCGGGCCTTGTTCTCCTGCGCGGTGAGGGTTCTACGGTCGTGGAGTGCACGTTTGTGGCTGTAGTGCCATACAGCCCGCCACGAATGCGGATACCGGATTGGATCCCAAACCGGTTCGGCCCGTTCCGTAATGGGGTTGGCTGTCTGGGCCCTGGTGGTTTTATCCCTAGGGGTGATCGTGTCGATCAGTTGTCCGTCAGTGAACGCGTCCCCTATGCCAGCGGAAATGTTTGGCGAGGTCACCCGGGGCTTTGACCGGGCGGGACCCGACAATGAACCCCAATCCCGCCTCGTGAAGTGTTTGGAGGTTGGTCATCGACAGCATGCCGGCGTCGGCGACCACCACCACTTCGCCGAGCTGGTGTCGGGTCGTGAACTGGTTGATGATCGGGATGATGGTGTGGGTTTCGGTTTTGTTGCCTTCCCAGGAGCCGATCTCCAGCGGGAACCCATGGCGGTCTACGAGAAGCCCGACGATGATTTGCGGATCGACGCGGCGTTCCTTGCTGTATCCGACCTTGCGGAGCTTGTCTTCGTGCTCGACCTCGAAATGCAGGGTCGTCACGTCATACATCACTAGTGTCACGTCTCCGTCTCTGGTGGCGTGGCCGTAACAAGCCGCAGCCAACTGGTCTCGGTAACCCCGCCTTGCGATCCTGGCCAGACAGCGGTGCATCGTCGCCCGGTGCACCGGAACAATCCCGAGCTCGGTCAAGACCCGGGCACTGTCCAGCATCGATGTCGGCTCGACCAGGCGGGCCAGCACGAGCTGGAAGAACGCCTCATCACCGACCACGTCGAAACCCAACGCCTTCCAAGTAGCCCAGACCACCTCAACCAGCAAAGCGGA
The sequence above is drawn from the Arachnia rubra genome and encodes:
- a CDS encoding Ig-like domain-containing protein, producing the protein MRLFSNVSARRVGAVATALLMAVAGFVVDGGAPAAADVNGGIAFADATLKHTYSDGRPLKRDNVWVHDYLEFSVNYDATKANPQPGDSFTVTLPKALKLRDVDVKKPLLNGEGTAAGECALANPAEGPRITCVFNDAIKDKVDVKGTLKANLYIADTTTENSVGIDFNGKVTPVPLPYGKPIIKRPASRWQARKEPAKYSEGVSSTSTAINWIINVPGDWANANYAAGKPVEIADNLTPGVLFVSPKKSASSLLEYCPDPSDPRGYATRTVADSAGKSVDGFASDLSCRSLVTQDFLDYCCGVGGYVGLGGDGLTGDLDGDLA